The proteins below are encoded in one region of Gallus gallus isolate bGalGal1 chromosome 12, bGalGal1.mat.broiler.GRCg7b, whole genome shotgun sequence:
- the MST1R gene encoding macrophage-stimulating protein receptor isoform X2, translating to MGPRCLVCLLLLLAPSLLQAGAWQCRRIPFSSTRNFSVPYTLPSLDAGSPVQNIAVFPDPPTVFVAVRNRILVVDPELRLRSVLVTGPTGSAPCEICRLCPAAVDAPGPEDVDNVLLLLDPVEPWLYSCGTARRGLCYLHQLDVRGSEVTIASTRCLYSAAANSPVNCPDCVASPLGSTATVVADRYTASFYLGSTVNSSVAARYSPRSVSVRRLKGTRDGFADPFHSLTVLPRYQDIYPIHYVHSFTDGDHVYLVTVQPEFPGSSTFHTRLVRLSAHEPELRRYREIVLDCRYESKRRRRGAEEETERDVAYNVLQAAHAARPGARLARDLGIDGTETVLFGAFAESHPESRAPQHNSAVCAFPLRLLNQAIREGMDKCCGTGTQTLKRGLAFFQPQQYCPHSVSQRGPRGRGWGRVALGRCGTQVNLSAPVTNTSCWDQPTLVPAASHKVDLFNGRLSGTLLTSIFVTVLQNVTVAHLGTAQGRVLQMVLQRSSSYVVALTNFSLGEPGLVQHATGLQGHSLLFAAGTKVWRVNVTGPGCRHFSTCDRCLRAERFMGCGWCGNGCTRHHECAGPWVQDSCPPVLTDFHPRSAPLRGQTRVTLCGMTFHSPPDPTAHHSLPGPYRVAVGGRSCTVLLDESESYRPLPTFRRKDFVDVLVCVLEPGEPAVAAGPADVVLNVTESAGTSRFRVQGSSTLSGFVFVEPHISTLHPSFGPQGGGTLMSLYGTHLSAGSSWRVTINGSECLLDGQPSEGDGEIRCTAPAATSLGAAPVALWIDGEEFLAPLPFEYRPDPSVLTVVPNCSYGGSTLTLIGTHLDSVYRAKIQFQGGGGGKTEATPRAYPQECEGPQSPNWLLCRSPAFPIEIKPVPGNLSVLLDGAADRWLFRLRYFPQPQMFSFGQQGERYQLKPGDNEIKQLGLDSVAGCMNITMTVGGRDCHPNVLKNEVTCRVPRDVDLTPAGAPVQICVNGDCQALGLVLPASSLDMAASLALGTGVTFLVCCVLAAVLLRWRWRKRRGLENLELLVHPPRIEHPITIQRPNVDYREVQVLPVADSPGLARPHAHFASAGADAAGGGSPVPLLRTTSCCLEDLRPELLEEVKDILIPEERLITHRSRVIGRGHFGSVYHGTYMDPLLGNLHCAVKSLHRITDLEEVEEFLREGILMKSFHHPQVLSLLGVCLPRHGLPLVVLPYMRHGDLRHFIRAQERSPTVKELIGFGLQVALGMEYLAQKKFVHRDLAARNCMLDETLTVKVADFGLARDVFGKEYYSIRQHRHAKLPVKWMALESLQTQKFTTKSDVWSFGVLMWELLTRGASPYPEVDPYDMARYLLRGRRLPQPQPCPDTLYGVMLSCWAPTPEERPSFSGLVCELERVLASLEGERYVNLAVTYVNLESGPPFPPAPRGQLPDSEDEEDEEDEEDEDAAVR from the exons ATGGGGCCGCGGTGCCTTGtgtgcctcctgctgctgctcgccccatccctgctgcaggccGGCGCCTGGCAGTGCCGCCGCATCCCTTTCAGCTCCACCCGCAACTTCTCAGTGCCCTACACTCTGCCCAGCCTCGATGCCGGCAGCCCCGTGCAGAACATCGCCGTCTTCCCCGACCCGCCCACCGTCTTCGTGGCCGTCCGCAACCGCATCCTGGTGGTCGATCCCGAGCTGCGCCTCCGCTCCGTCCTCGTCACCGGCCCCACGGGCAGCGCCCCCTGTGAGATCTGCCGCCTGTGCCCAGCTGCCGTGGACGCCCCGGGGCCCGAGGACGTGGACaacgtgctgctgctgctggacccGGTGGAGCCGTGGCTGTACAGCTGCGGCACGGCGCGGCGCGGGCTCTGCTACCTGCACCAGCTGGATGTGCGGGGCAGCGAGGTCACCATCGCATCCACCCGCTGCCTGTACTCGGCTGCAGCCAACAGCCCCGTGAACTGCCCCGACTGCGTGGCCAGCCCCCTGGGGAGCACCGCCACCGTGGTGGCCGACCGCTACACCGCCTCCTTCTACCTGGGCTCCACCGTCAACAGCAGCGTGGCGGCGCGCTACAGCCCGCGTTCGGTGTCGGTGCGCAGGCTGAAGGGCACGCGGGATGGCTTCGCCGACCCCTTCCACTCACTGACGGTGCTGCCGCGCTACCAGGACATCTACCCCATCCACTACGTGCACTCCTTCACCGACGGGGACCACGTCTACTTGGTGACGGTGCAGCCAGAGTTCCCCGGCTCCTCCACGTTCCACACCCGCCTGGTGCGGCTCAGCGCCCACGAGCCCGAACTGCGTCGCTACCGCGAGATCGTCCTCGACTGCCGCTACGAGTCcaagcggcggcggcgcggggccgagGAGGAGACGGAGCGTGACGTGGCCTACAAcgtgctgcaggctgcccacGCTGCCCGACCCGGCGCCCGCCTGGCCCGCGACCTCGGCATCGACGGCACCGAGACGGTGCTGTTCGGCGCCTTCGCCGAGAGCCATCCGGAGAGCCGTGCGCCGCAGCACAACTCGGCTGTGTGCGCCTTCCCCCTGCGCCTGCTCAACCAGGCCATCCGGGAGGGCATGGACAAGTGCTGCGGCACCGGCACGCAGACGTTGAAGCGGGGGCTCGCCTTCTTCCAGCCGCAGCAGTATTGCCCGCACAGCGTGAGTCAGCGGGGGCcgcggggacggggctgggGCCGGGTTGCACTGGGACGCTGTGGCACCCAG GTGAACCTCTCGGCGCCAGTGACCAACACCAGCTGCTGGGACCAGCCCACCCTGGTGCCCGCCGCCTCCCACAAGGTGGACCTGTTCAACGGGCGCCTATCCGGCACCCTCCTCACCTCCATCTTCGTCACCGTCCTCCAGAATGTGACGGTGGCCCacctgggcacagcacagggacgTGTCCTGCAG ATGGTGCTGCAGCGCTCCAGCTCCTACGTGGTCGCCCTGACCAACTTCTCTCTGGGGGAGCCGGGACTGGTGCAGCACGCCACGGGGCTGCAGGGACACTCGCTGCTCTTTGCTGCCGGCACCAAG GTGTGGCGTGTGAACGTCACCGGCCCTGGCTGCCGCCACTTCTCCACCTGTGACCGCTGCCTGCGTGCCGAGCGCTTCATGGGCTGCGGCTGGTGTGGGAATGGCTGCACGCGGCACCATGAGTGTGCCGGCCCCTGGGTGCAGGACAGCTGCCCGCCCGTCCTCACTGAT TTCCACCCCAGGAGCGCGCCGCTGCGGGGCCAAACACGAGTGACGCTCTGCGGCATGACCTTCCACTCCCCGCCAGACCCCACCGCCCACCACAGCCTCCCCGGCCCCTACAGGGTGGCGGTGGGAGGGCgaagctgcactgtgctgctggatgAGAGCGAGAGCTAcag GCCGCTGCCCACGTTCCGTCGCAAGGACTTTGTGGACGTGCTGGTGTGTGTGCTGGAGCCGGGGGAGCCGGCGGTGGCGGCAGGGCCGGCCGATGTGGTGCTCAATGTGACGGAATCTGCTGGGACCTCGAGGTTCCGTGTCCAGGGATCCTCCACCCTCAGTGGCTTCGTCTTCGTG GAACCCCACATCAGCACCCTGCATCCCAGCTTCGGTCCCCAGGGCGGTGGCACCCTTATGTCCCTCTATGGCACCCACCTctcagcagggagcagctggcGGGTGACGATCAATGGATCCGAGTGTCTCCTGGATGGGCAGCCCAG CGAGGGCGACGGGGAGATCCggtgcacagctcctgctgccaccagccTGGGCGCGGCCCCTGTGGCCCTGTGGATTGATGGCGAGGAGTTCCTGGCCCCACTGCCCTTCGAGTACCGTCCCGACCCCTCCGTTTTGACCGTCGTCCCCAACTGCAGCTATGG GGGCTCGACGCTCACCCTCATCGGCACCCACCTGGACTCAGTGTATCGCGCCAAGATCCAATTTCAAGGTGGCGGTGGTGGGAAGACTGAAGCCACG CCCCGTGCCTACCCACAGGAGTGCGAGGGCCCGCAGTCACCCAACTGGCTGCTGTGCCGCAGCCCGGCCTTCCCCATTGAGATCAAGCCGGTGCCTGGGAACCTGAGCGTGCTGCTGGATGGGGCTGCTGACCGCTGGCTGTTCCGCCTGCGCTACTTCCCCCAGCCCCAGATGTTCTCCTTTGGGCAGCAGGGCGAGCGGTACCAACTCAAACCCGGCGACAATGAGATTAAG CAACTGGGGCTGGACTCTGTGGCTGGGTGCATGAACATCACCATGACGGTGGGGGGCCGGGACTGCCACCCCAACGTGCTGAAGAACGAGGTGACGTGCCGTGTGCCTCGCGACGTGGACTTGACCCCGGCCGGGGCCCCCGTGCAG ATCTGCGTGAATGGTGACTGCCAGGCACTGGGTTTGGTGCTGCCCGCCTCCTCGCTGGACATGGCTGCCAGCCTGGCCCTGGGCACCGGTGTCACCTTCCTGGTCTGCTGCGTCCTGGCCGCTGTGCTGCTCCGCTGGcgctggaggaagaggaggg GGTTGGAGAacctggagctgctggtgcaCCCTCCCCGGATTGAGCACCCCATCACCATCCAGCGCCCCAACGTTGACTACAGAGAAGTGCAGG TGCTGCCTGTTGCGGACAGccctggcctggccaggcccCATGCACACTTTGccagtgctggagctgatgCTGCAGGCGGTGGCTCCCCGGTGCCGCTGCTCAGGACCACGTCCTGCTGCCTGGAGGACCTGCggccagagctgctggaggaggtgaAGGACATCCTCATCCCCGAGGAGCGGCTCATCACCCACCGCAGCCGCGTCATTGGCAGAG GGCACTTTGGCAGCGTGTACCATGGCACCTACATGGACCCGCTGCTGGGCAACCTGCACTGTGCCGTCAAGTCCCTGCACC GTATCACAGAcctggaggaggtggaggagttCCTGCGAGAGGGCATCCTGATGAAGAGCTTCCACCACCCGCAGGTGCTCTCGCTGCTGGGGGTCTGCCTGCCCCGCCACGGGCTGCCCCTCGTCGTCCTGCCCTACATGCGCCATGGGGACCTGCGGCACTTCATCCGCGCCCAGGAGCGG AGCCCCACGGTGAAGGAGCTCATTGGCTTCGGGCTCCAGGTGGCCTTGGGCATGGAGTATTTGGCCCAGAAGAAATTCGTGCACCGGGACCTGGCGGCCAGGAATTGCAT GCTGGATGAGACACTGACGGTGAAGGTGGCTGACTTCGGGCTGGCGCGGGATGTGTTTGGCAAGGAGTACTACAGCATCCGGCAGCACCGGCACGCCAAGCTGCCCGTCAAGTGGATGGCGCTGGAGAGCCTACAGACCCAAAAATTCACTACCAAGTCAGACGTG TGGTCCTTTGGGGTGCTCATGTGGGAGCTGCTGACGCGGGGTGCCTCACCGTACCCTGAGGTGGACCCCTATGACATGGCCCGCTACCTGCTGCGGGGCCGGCGCCTgccgcagccccagccctgccccgaCACGCT GTATGGggtgatgctgagctgctgggcacCCACACCCGAGGAGCGGCCGTCCTTCTCGGGGCTGGTGTGTGAGCTGGAGCGTGTGCTGGCCTCGCTGGAAGGTGAGCGCTACGTCAACCTGGCTGTCACCTACGTCAACCTGGAGAGCggcccccctttcccccctgcCCCCAGGGGACAGCTGCCCGAcagtgaggatgaggaggatgaagaggatGAAGAGGATGAGGACGCGGCTGTGCGCTGA
- the MST1R gene encoding macrophage-stimulating protein receptor isoform X7: MGPRCLVCLLLLLAPSLLQAGAWQCRRIPFSSTRNFSVPYTLPSLDAGSPVQNIAVFPDPPTVFVAVRNRILVVDPELRLRSVLVTGPTGSAPCEICRLCPAAVDAPGPEDVDNVLLLLDPVEPWLYSCGTARRGLCYLHQLDVRGSEVTIASTRCLYSAAANSPVNCPDCVASPLGSTATVVADRYTASFYLGSTVNSSVAARYSPRSVSVRRLKGTRDGFADPFHSLTVLPRYQDIYPIHYVHSFTDGDHVYLVTVQPEFPGSSTFHTRLVRLSAHEPELRRYREIVLDCRYESKRRRRGAEEETERDVAYNVLQAAHAARPGARLARDLGIDGTETVLFGAFAESHPESRAPQHNSAVCAFPLRLLNQAIREGMDKCCGTGTQTLKRGLAFFQPQQYCPHSVNLSAPVTNTSCWDQPTLVPAASHKVDLFNGRLSGTLLTSIFVTVLQNVTVAHLGTAQGRVLQMVLQRSSSYVVALTNFSLGEPGLVQHATGLQGHSLLFAAGTKVWRVNVTGPGCRHFSTCDRCLRAERFMGCGWCGNGCTRHHECAGPWVQDSCPPVLTDFHPRSAPLRGQTRVTLCGMTFHSPPDPTAHHSLPGPYRVAVGGRSCTVLLDESESYRPLPTFRRKDFVDVLVCVLEPGEPAVAAGPADVVLNVTESAGTSRFRVQGSSTLSGFVFVEPHISTLHPSFGPQGGGTLMSLYGTHLSAGSSWRVTINGSECLLDGQPSEGDGEIRCTAPAATSLGAAPVALWIDGEEFLAPLPFEYRPDPSVLTVVPNCSYGGSTLTLIGTHLDSVYRAKIQFQGGGGGKTEATECEGPQSPNWLLCRSPAFPIEIKPVPGNLSVLLDGAADRWLFRLRYFPQPQMFSFGQQGERYQLKPGDNEIKQLGLDSVAGCMNITMTVGGRDCHPNVLKNEVTCRVPRDVDLTPAGAPVQICVNGDCQALGLVLPASSLDMAASLALGTGVTFLVCCVLAAVLLRWRWRKRRGLENLELLVHPPRIEHPITIQRPNVDYREVQVLPVADSPGLARPHAHFASAGADAAGGGSPVPLLRTTSCCLEDLRPELLEEVKDILIPEERLITHRSRVIGRGHFGSVYHGTYMDPLLGNLHCAVKSLHRITDLEEVEEFLREGILMKSFHHPQVLSLLGVCLPRHGLPLVVLPYMRHGDLRHFIRAQERSPTVKELIGFGLQVALGMEYLAQKKFVHRDLAARNCMLDETLTVKVADFGLARDVFGKEYYSIRQHRHAKLPVKWMALESLQTQKFTTKSDVWSFGVLMWELLTRGASPYPEVDPYDMARYLLRGRRLPQPQPCPDTLYGVMLSCWAPTPEERPSFSGLVCELERVLASLEGERYVNLAVTYVNLESGPPFPPAPRGQLPDSEDEEDEEDEEDEDAAVR, encoded by the exons ATGGGGCCGCGGTGCCTTGtgtgcctcctgctgctgctcgccccatccctgctgcaggccGGCGCCTGGCAGTGCCGCCGCATCCCTTTCAGCTCCACCCGCAACTTCTCAGTGCCCTACACTCTGCCCAGCCTCGATGCCGGCAGCCCCGTGCAGAACATCGCCGTCTTCCCCGACCCGCCCACCGTCTTCGTGGCCGTCCGCAACCGCATCCTGGTGGTCGATCCCGAGCTGCGCCTCCGCTCCGTCCTCGTCACCGGCCCCACGGGCAGCGCCCCCTGTGAGATCTGCCGCCTGTGCCCAGCTGCCGTGGACGCCCCGGGGCCCGAGGACGTGGACaacgtgctgctgctgctggacccGGTGGAGCCGTGGCTGTACAGCTGCGGCACGGCGCGGCGCGGGCTCTGCTACCTGCACCAGCTGGATGTGCGGGGCAGCGAGGTCACCATCGCATCCACCCGCTGCCTGTACTCGGCTGCAGCCAACAGCCCCGTGAACTGCCCCGACTGCGTGGCCAGCCCCCTGGGGAGCACCGCCACCGTGGTGGCCGACCGCTACACCGCCTCCTTCTACCTGGGCTCCACCGTCAACAGCAGCGTGGCGGCGCGCTACAGCCCGCGTTCGGTGTCGGTGCGCAGGCTGAAGGGCACGCGGGATGGCTTCGCCGACCCCTTCCACTCACTGACGGTGCTGCCGCGCTACCAGGACATCTACCCCATCCACTACGTGCACTCCTTCACCGACGGGGACCACGTCTACTTGGTGACGGTGCAGCCAGAGTTCCCCGGCTCCTCCACGTTCCACACCCGCCTGGTGCGGCTCAGCGCCCACGAGCCCGAACTGCGTCGCTACCGCGAGATCGTCCTCGACTGCCGCTACGAGTCcaagcggcggcggcgcggggccgagGAGGAGACGGAGCGTGACGTGGCCTACAAcgtgctgcaggctgcccacGCTGCCCGACCCGGCGCCCGCCTGGCCCGCGACCTCGGCATCGACGGCACCGAGACGGTGCTGTTCGGCGCCTTCGCCGAGAGCCATCCGGAGAGCCGTGCGCCGCAGCACAACTCGGCTGTGTGCGCCTTCCCCCTGCGCCTGCTCAACCAGGCCATCCGGGAGGGCATGGACAAGTGCTGCGGCACCGGCACGCAGACGTTGAAGCGGGGGCTCGCCTTCTTCCAGCCGCAGCAGTATTGCCCGCACAGC GTGAACCTCTCGGCGCCAGTGACCAACACCAGCTGCTGGGACCAGCCCACCCTGGTGCCCGCCGCCTCCCACAAGGTGGACCTGTTCAACGGGCGCCTATCCGGCACCCTCCTCACCTCCATCTTCGTCACCGTCCTCCAGAATGTGACGGTGGCCCacctgggcacagcacagggacgTGTCCTGCAG ATGGTGCTGCAGCGCTCCAGCTCCTACGTGGTCGCCCTGACCAACTTCTCTCTGGGGGAGCCGGGACTGGTGCAGCACGCCACGGGGCTGCAGGGACACTCGCTGCTCTTTGCTGCCGGCACCAAG GTGTGGCGTGTGAACGTCACCGGCCCTGGCTGCCGCCACTTCTCCACCTGTGACCGCTGCCTGCGTGCCGAGCGCTTCATGGGCTGCGGCTGGTGTGGGAATGGCTGCACGCGGCACCATGAGTGTGCCGGCCCCTGGGTGCAGGACAGCTGCCCGCCCGTCCTCACTGAT TTCCACCCCAGGAGCGCGCCGCTGCGGGGCCAAACACGAGTGACGCTCTGCGGCATGACCTTCCACTCCCCGCCAGACCCCACCGCCCACCACAGCCTCCCCGGCCCCTACAGGGTGGCGGTGGGAGGGCgaagctgcactgtgctgctggatgAGAGCGAGAGCTAcag GCCGCTGCCCACGTTCCGTCGCAAGGACTTTGTGGACGTGCTGGTGTGTGTGCTGGAGCCGGGGGAGCCGGCGGTGGCGGCAGGGCCGGCCGATGTGGTGCTCAATGTGACGGAATCTGCTGGGACCTCGAGGTTCCGTGTCCAGGGATCCTCCACCCTCAGTGGCTTCGTCTTCGTG GAACCCCACATCAGCACCCTGCATCCCAGCTTCGGTCCCCAGGGCGGTGGCACCCTTATGTCCCTCTATGGCACCCACCTctcagcagggagcagctggcGGGTGACGATCAATGGATCCGAGTGTCTCCTGGATGGGCAGCCCAG CGAGGGCGACGGGGAGATCCggtgcacagctcctgctgccaccagccTGGGCGCGGCCCCTGTGGCCCTGTGGATTGATGGCGAGGAGTTCCTGGCCCCACTGCCCTTCGAGTACCGTCCCGACCCCTCCGTTTTGACCGTCGTCCCCAACTGCAGCTATGG GGGCTCGACGCTCACCCTCATCGGCACCCACCTGGACTCAGTGTATCGCGCCAAGATCCAATTTCAAGGTGGCGGTGGTGGGAAGACTGAAGCCACG GAGTGCGAGGGCCCGCAGTCACCCAACTGGCTGCTGTGCCGCAGCCCGGCCTTCCCCATTGAGATCAAGCCGGTGCCTGGGAACCTGAGCGTGCTGCTGGATGGGGCTGCTGACCGCTGGCTGTTCCGCCTGCGCTACTTCCCCCAGCCCCAGATGTTCTCCTTTGGGCAGCAGGGCGAGCGGTACCAACTCAAACCCGGCGACAATGAGATTAAG CAACTGGGGCTGGACTCTGTGGCTGGGTGCATGAACATCACCATGACGGTGGGGGGCCGGGACTGCCACCCCAACGTGCTGAAGAACGAGGTGACGTGCCGTGTGCCTCGCGACGTGGACTTGACCCCGGCCGGGGCCCCCGTGCAG ATCTGCGTGAATGGTGACTGCCAGGCACTGGGTTTGGTGCTGCCCGCCTCCTCGCTGGACATGGCTGCCAGCCTGGCCCTGGGCACCGGTGTCACCTTCCTGGTCTGCTGCGTCCTGGCCGCTGTGCTGCTCCGCTGGcgctggaggaagaggaggg GGTTGGAGAacctggagctgctggtgcaCCCTCCCCGGATTGAGCACCCCATCACCATCCAGCGCCCCAACGTTGACTACAGAGAAGTGCAGG TGCTGCCTGTTGCGGACAGccctggcctggccaggcccCATGCACACTTTGccagtgctggagctgatgCTGCAGGCGGTGGCTCCCCGGTGCCGCTGCTCAGGACCACGTCCTGCTGCCTGGAGGACCTGCggccagagctgctggaggaggtgaAGGACATCCTCATCCCCGAGGAGCGGCTCATCACCCACCGCAGCCGCGTCATTGGCAGAG GGCACTTTGGCAGCGTGTACCATGGCACCTACATGGACCCGCTGCTGGGCAACCTGCACTGTGCCGTCAAGTCCCTGCACC GTATCACAGAcctggaggaggtggaggagttCCTGCGAGAGGGCATCCTGATGAAGAGCTTCCACCACCCGCAGGTGCTCTCGCTGCTGGGGGTCTGCCTGCCCCGCCACGGGCTGCCCCTCGTCGTCCTGCCCTACATGCGCCATGGGGACCTGCGGCACTTCATCCGCGCCCAGGAGCGG AGCCCCACGGTGAAGGAGCTCATTGGCTTCGGGCTCCAGGTGGCCTTGGGCATGGAGTATTTGGCCCAGAAGAAATTCGTGCACCGGGACCTGGCGGCCAGGAATTGCAT GCTGGATGAGACACTGACGGTGAAGGTGGCTGACTTCGGGCTGGCGCGGGATGTGTTTGGCAAGGAGTACTACAGCATCCGGCAGCACCGGCACGCCAAGCTGCCCGTCAAGTGGATGGCGCTGGAGAGCCTACAGACCCAAAAATTCACTACCAAGTCAGACGTG TGGTCCTTTGGGGTGCTCATGTGGGAGCTGCTGACGCGGGGTGCCTCACCGTACCCTGAGGTGGACCCCTATGACATGGCCCGCTACCTGCTGCGGGGCCGGCGCCTgccgcagccccagccctgccccgaCACGCT GTATGGggtgatgctgagctgctgggcacCCACACCCGAGGAGCGGCCGTCCTTCTCGGGGCTGGTGTGTGAGCTGGAGCGTGTGCTGGCCTCGCTGGAAGGTGAGCGCTACGTCAACCTGGCTGTCACCTACGTCAACCTGGAGAGCggcccccctttcccccctgcCCCCAGGGGACAGCTGCCCGAcagtgaggatgaggaggatgaagaggatGAAGAGGATGAGGACGCGGCTGTGCGCTGA